A window of Mycolicibacterium holsaticum DSM 44478 = JCM 12374 genomic DNA:
GGCGCCCGTCGACCCCGCGGTGCCCTGCAGTAGCGCCACCGGGTCGGGATCATCGGGGGCCACGAACGTGGACGAACGTCCTACCGGGGCAACGGAGCTGAGCTCCTTGACGATCAAGGGTCCGTCGGCGCCCGACAGCCGGTCCAGGTGGGCGCCGTGGCTGAGCACGTGGCTGATCCCCATGCCGCTGAACCGGGTCAGGGTGCTCTGCGCCCACTGATCTGAATCCGCGCCGCGGACCGGGCCGGGTCCGATCGATACCGCAACACCGGCCTGGAAGGCACCCAGGATCGCTGCGATCAACTCGACGGTGGGGTCCCCCGTCAGTCCGAGCGCGGTGACGCCGTCGTCGCGCAGCCAGTCGGCGACGTTTTCTGATCGGGCGTGTACCTCCGGCCACGGATGGCGCGTCCAGTGCCCGTCGTCCAGAACGACCAGATACCTGTCGCTGCTTGATAACCGCTCGGCAAGCGCGGTTGCCAACGAGCTCATCGCACCTCATACGTGTTGACCCTGGGAACCGACTGCCTCGACAACGGTTCGCTACCGCAAAGTTAATGGATCGGGGTGCGCTGTGGACGGCTACGTGTGACTGCCCGTTCCGGTCGTTATCGGCGCAGAGGCGTCGTCGGGCAACTCCACCCTGATCGCACGTTCCGGGCAGGCCGCCGCACCCTCGACGGCCTTCTCGAACAGCGCTTCGCCGACGAAGGGCTTGACGACGACGCAGTAGCCCTCTGAATCAGCTTGGTATATCTCCGGTGCATGTGTGTAGCACACGCCCCAGCCCAGACAGCGGTTGCGGTTGACGACCACCCGCACCATTTCGCTTTCGTCCACACCGGCGGCAGCGAAGCGGGCGCGCACGTCATCCTGTGTGGCAGGACTGAACCCGCGCCGGGCGACGAGGTCGACCGCGCGGTCCACCATCCTGGCGTTGGTCACTGTCCGGTACACCAACGGGTTGTCCCCGATGCCCACCCGAATTCCTAGCCCGCGCTCCAGCGCGTGCTCCCACAGCTCTTGACAACGTTCGGCCGAGTTCATCGCATATGGCACGACGACGATCTCGTGATCGACCCACTTCGGGATCCGCGAGATCAGGAAGTCCATGACGTCGGGGGCGGGATCACTGTAGGAAACCCAGCGATCGGAGAAGAACAACTTGATGTTCAAGGGTTGCCGCAGGACCCCGATGCGGGCGGCCAGCATCACCCAGCGCAGATCGACGGCATTGAACACCGAGATGCTGGGCACCAACCTCAACGTCGTGAGCCGATCGAGCTCGGCCAGGTACGGAGGATGCGCGCCGCTCGAGTCGTCGGTGCCGATAGCGGCCACCTCGAACTGGTTCTTGTCTTCGTGCCACAAGACCTGCTCGACGTGTTGAGCCGGCTCGTACGGAGTGAAAAACAACCCGGTACCGTCCGGTGGGCGCTCGGCTAGCGCCGCGACGTGCTCGAGGCTGCCGGCGTAGCCCGGGTAGGCGAGCGGGTCGACCTCCCGGGCCGCGGTGGCCAAGATTACGCGGGAGACGTCGTCGTCGGCCCAGGCTTGCCGGCCGTCGTCATAGCGAGCGTGGTAGTGAACCACGCTCGCACCGTGCTGGATGCACTCCACGACATCGTGAGCCGTCTCGTCAGCACCATAGGGAACGTTCGGATTCAGTTCCTTGCTGGCCTTGCCGTTTATCCCGGCCTCCAGGTACACCCGGCCGTCGTCGCGAAAACTCATTGCAGTGCCGCCTTTCTGCAGGTGTCCACAGCCACGACCCTGGCGTCACGCCTTCCCGACAAGCCGCAGGTGCAGATGCTCCGGTGACGGTCCAGAGTTTACACAATTGCCATTGTATAAATTAGCGGCCGGTCGGGCGGGCGTGGGGCGGCCCTGCCGCGATGAGCGTGCGCGAACTCGCACTCGAGCACGGTGTGTCGGCCGCTGGGCCCACCGCGAAGCGTGGGGACACGCACGCTCGTGGGAAAGGGTGGGGTGCGTTCGTGCACGGCTTCCCGGCAACCGACGGTAGCTTTAGCCTGTCAGACCGACGAGTGTGGAGGTTGTGTGAAGGCCCTTCTGAAGATGCTGGGGTTGGGGCTTGTTGAACTGGTCGTGTTCGGCTTGGTGCTGTTCGGGCTCGCCGGAACGTTCGACTACTGGCAAGCGTGGGCTTTCCTGGCGGTGTTCGCCCTGTCGACGTGGCTGCCCAGCATGTACCTGCTGCGCACGAATCCCGATGCCCTGCAACGACGTAAGCATGCTGGGCCGGTCGCCGAGACCCGCGCGGTGCAAAAGCTGTTGATCGCCGGCTGGTACTCGTCGCTGGCGGCGATGGTTCTGGTGAGCGGCCTTGACCATCGGTTCGGCTGGTCGTCGGTACCGGCGGCGATCAGCGTGGCCGGTGACGTCCTGGTCGCCGTCGGGCTCGGGGTGACCAGCCTGGTGGTGATCCAGAACAGCTTCGCGGCTTCCACGGTCCGGGTGGAGTCGGACCAGAAGCTCGTCGATACCGGTCTGTACGGCCTGGTGCGCCATCCCATGTACACCGGCAACGTCATCACGATCGTCGGCTTCCCGCTTGCGCTCGGCTCCTACTGGGGACTGGTCGCGGTCATACCCGGCGTGATCACGCTCATCTTGCGCATCAACGACGAAGAGAAGCTGCTTCGCGAAGAGCTGGACGGGTACCGCGAGTACGCGCAGAAGGCGCGCTACCGGCTGGTGCCCCTGATGTGGTGACCGTCGGCACGCTCACCCCGATTCGCCGGCCCGGCTGACGGCGGAACCTTCGCTCAACGAGCTGTCTTCGTCCAACAGCCGGCTCAGGCTCCGAACGGTCGGCGCGTCGAACAACGTTGGCACGGTGAGGTGTACGTCCAGGGCCGTGTTGATCGCGGCGACCGCCCGCATGGCCGCGAGCGAATCCCCGCCGAGTTCGAAGAACGACTCGTCGACGCCGACGCGGTCCACCCCGAGCACCTGGGCGTAGATGCTGGCCAGGATCTGCTCGACCAGCGTGGCCGGCGCCGCATAGCCGCCGGTGTCGCGGGGTTCGGGGGCCGGAGCCACCGAC
This region includes:
- a CDS encoding 3-keto-5-aminohexanoate cleavage protein produces the protein MSFRDDGRVYLEAGINGKASKELNPNVPYGADETAHDVVECIQHGASVVHYHARYDDGRQAWADDDVSRVILATAAREVDPLAYPGYAGSLEHVAALAERPPDGTGLFFTPYEPAQHVEQVLWHEDKNQFEVAAIGTDDSSGAHPPYLAELDRLTTLRLVPSISVFNAVDLRWVMLAARIGVLRQPLNIKLFFSDRWVSYSDPAPDVMDFLISRIPKWVDHEIVVVPYAMNSAERCQELWEHALERGLGIRVGIGDNPLVYRTVTNARMVDRAVDLVARRGFSPATQDDVRARFAAAGVDESEMVRVVVNRNRCLGWGVCYTHAPEIYQADSEGYCVVVKPFVGEALFEKAVEGAAACPERAIRVELPDDASAPITTGTGSHT
- a CDS encoding methyltransferase family protein, with the protein product MLGLGLVELVVFGLVLFGLAGTFDYWQAWAFLAVFALSTWLPSMYLLRTNPDALQRRKHAGPVAETRAVQKLLIAGWYSSLAAMVLVSGLDHRFGWSSVPAAISVAGDVLVAVGLGVTSLVVIQNSFAASTVRVESDQKLVDTGLYGLVRHPMYTGNVITIVGFPLALGSYWGLVAVIPGVITLILRINDEEKLLREELDGYREYAQKARYRLVPLMW